Part of the Bubalus bubalis isolate 160015118507 breed Murrah chromosome 9, NDDB_SH_1, whole genome shotgun sequence genome is shown below.
CCTTGACCCACTGGGATCAGAGAGGTGGAATTGGTTCATATTGGGAGGGACTTgcatttgctgaatgaaggaTTAAGTCCAGGGGTAATTATTGGGGTCCCCATGCCACAGGGAGTTGAGGCCATATTGGACATCCAGAAAATGCAATGGGGGTGGCTCTGTCTCACAGGGAATCCAGGAGCAATGTGGGGAGGGGAATCTTTGCATCACAAATAATAACACTAATAAATAATAGGGTCCCACCCCATTAGGAAAAGGAGGTGGGATAGGCCAGCTGGGCCCAGAAGCACCTAGCTGAGGGTGAGGAAAGCTCCCGAAATAGCCTGTGAGTCATCAGGGAGAAGCGGCCCTACCCCCTTCCTCCTGGCACTGCCAGTTCTAACCCCACTGGGGTCTCCAGGGCCCCCAGAGCCCCATCCCTGGGCCTTACCATCCTGATTCCGGTCCAGACTGTGGAACAGAAGTAGAAGACGCTGTTCCCGCTCCTGCAGGTAGAGGATAAACTCCTCCAGGTCAAGGCTGCCATCTGGGTCAGTGTCACCCTCAGGGGAGATGCCCTGGCAGGGGAGAAAGGTCAGAGGGAGCTCCTCTAAGCTACTCCCACAATGTGGGGCACGACAAGCTTATGTCCCAGGAGCCTGGGCCCATCACTCTGCCATCAGCTCTCCCCTCAACAAGATGCCCAAGGCCATGGTAGGTCTGTGCAGTGGACAGCAGTTGTCCAACTTTCTTGGCGAGCAAAATGAGGCTCATCAAGgtcaagtaacttgtccaaggttacaGAGCTGGGAAGTAGATAGGTGCACCTGGGCTCTTTGTTTCTGCAAGCCTGTCCTTCCAGCTGTCTCTTATAAGAATTTGTCCGCATGGCAGTTTCAAGAGCTCTCACTGGAGACGGTGCTGGGCAATGTGGTAGCAAGGACACAACCACACTGAGCATCCGCTGGGCCTAGGTttacccatctgtaaagtgggagggTGACTGGAGGTTTCAGGGTGCTATGGAGACAGTCCAGTGGCATCTGGGTCTTCAGGTGTAGAGGGATTGGGGTCAAGTTCCTGTTTGGATAGGAGCATCCCCAGCTGAGGGCAGCCTCAGATAGGATTGGCTCCTTGGCTGGGACAACTTGGGGCATTGAGCCAAGTCCTagaaaggacagggaagggaaTGTAAACATAGAGTCTGGGGCAGCTGCCTGGGAGAGTAGTGGGTGCCCAGAGCCGGGTAGGAGGGAAGGGAGGTCATGTTTCCTGTAGGTGGGTGCAGGCCATGTCTCTGGGTTGTGCAAAGAGTTCAGAGGAGGGTGTGTCAGGGGCAGTGGGCAGAAAAGCGCACGTGGCCCCATTCCCGGGCAGACATCCTCCacccagagggaggagggggacggGTTTGGCAGCCTGAACTGCAGGCCTGGGGCCTTGGTGGTCCTGTCTTGAGCGATCCCGTCAGGCCCGGACACGGGCGGGCACAGGCAAAGAGACAGGGACGCTCAAGGTAGGCACGGGTCCTGGAGTCCAGCACAGGCTGTCACGGGCGACTCCCGGCGCTCCATTCAGGGGCTCAGATTACCCGGCGCCAGCTGGGCCCAGCGCAGCGCACCAGGAGGGGTATCCCAGCGGGGGTACCTGTTGGGCGCCGCGGTCCGGATCGCCCCCGCCCAGCCGGGCCAGTCCCTGGCGCAACTCGCGGATGTCCACGCGACCATCCTTGTTACTGTCCAGCTCTTCGAAGAGGCGACCCCAGCGCTGACGCCGCTCGGCCTCGCCCGGGCCCCCCCGCATGGCGCCAGCccgggggggaggggaggcccggCAGCGGCGGCCTCAACGGGGGCTTGAcggctccccctccccccccggGGCCCCGCAGGGCCAGCTCCGCGGCCACTGCCACTGCAGCCTCCGCGCTGCCGGCCGGGCTCCGGCACTTGTAGGAGGCGGTGACTGCTAGCCGTCGCCGCCCGCGCCAGAACTTGCTTCTCCTCCCCAGACCcggtttggggggagggggctgagggCCGAGCTGGAGGGGGGAAGGTCAGGGATGCCCGGGTATTAGCACAACCGAGAGAGcaccaccggagaaggcaatggcaccccactccagtactcttgcctggaaaatccatggacggaggagcctggtaggctgcagtccatggggtcgctaagagtcggacacgactgagtgacttcactttcacttttcactttcatgcattggagaaggaaatggcaaaccactccagtgttcttgcctggagaatcccagggacggggaagcctggtgggctgccgtctatggggtcgcacagagtcggacaagactgaagcgacttagcagcagcagggaacaccACATTCATTCTGGAAATGGAGTGGCGGGAGAGAGCAATATCTCAGGTCTGGTTTCGTAGCTCCTTTTCTACGTGCCTCAGTTTACCCTCTGCCCAAGGAGGCGAGGTAAGGAGATCTCGAGGATTGGGTTACGTAATCCCTTTCCACTTGACCTCCTGCCTCTACTAATTTTCATCAGGAACTAAAGTTCTCCGTTTTCCTAGACGTTCTCAAGGACCAACTCCGCGCCATCTAGGCCTGCAACAGCCCGCCCGCTCCAATCACATTCCCTACGCGGCCACTGAAGCACAGTATCTAGCCGTGCTGTCATCCCGCCCGTGCGGCTCCTTTCTCGGTTCCACTCAGCCTGGGAAACGGAAGATCAACGCGCCGGGCGGCTTCAAAGTCGGTTTCCTATTGGCCAGAGCCGCAAAAGCTGCGCCCGCCCGTCTCGCCTCTCCCACCCACCTAGGCGGGGCCTCCCCTCTGACCAAGGGCAGCCTTCGGCCCCGAGGCTCCTGGCTCTCCAGGAAGTCTTAAAGTGGCCCCGACCTGATCCGGACACCAAGAAAATTGCTCTCTCTGGACCTGCCTGGGGAGGAGTCCCAGGCGCGGCTGGGGATAAGGACGCGTAACTGGAGGCGGGGCCCCAGTCTGTCGCTCTCTGTGCACCTGCCGAAGGTCCCGCCCACTAGTTTCGGGCGCAGTTTCTCGATTCACCATTAGGGGGAGGGGCGCCCAGACCTTTTGACAgcgaataataataatagctaacgtTGATTCATTGCGTTGCACAAGCCTGGTCTTTTACTCACTTCTCGCGTCGTCTTCTTTAAAACCCTAAAACGTAGGTGGGACTGGTTTTCGCACTTCACGGATGAGGAAATAGGAGGTTAAGCCGCTCACCCCAGTCCATATGCCCAGGAAGGGGCAAAGCAGAGATTTAACTAGACCTTGGATTCTTACCCATCGTTGATCTATGACCTGGAAGGGATTAATTTTCCCTTAACCATAACTCTTCAGTGTAGAGTCCGCAGGATGAGGTCGTCTTATCACCATCGTCCTTTATCCAAAGATACAGCCGAGAGGGCAATATGGTTCCCTGGCAATATGCTCAGATAGGTGTGCTCTAACAGGTGTGTTCCAGACAAAGCCTCTTATAGAGGGTCTCTTCACAGACGTTTTCATTCACAGATGGCCCTTGCAGGTGCCCTGCAACATAGGGGGATACAGGTATTTTCCCACGGAGATGTCCCAAACAAACGGTTTCTCACAGGTGCATCCTTGACAGATGGACCTCAGTACACACGAGCCCCGCTTAGATGTGCTTCTGTTAGAGTGCCCCACGCAGGCGTGCTCAGATCTCCCTCTCACGTGAGCTCAGTTCTACGCAGCTGTCCCTCCTGCAAGGTTGTTTCCTCCACCTCATAGGTATGTGTCTCAACAGGTATTCCTCCACCCAGGAATGCGTTACACAGCCTCCGCCACCACAGGTGTATTCCATTTAAATATCCATCCATATGAAGCTTTTTCATATAACGGTGTCCCCTACAGGCGCACTTCAATGCAGGTGTGTCTTGTACAGGTGTTTCTAATGTCTTTCCACACGGCAATTCCTCCTGCAAGTCTTGTTCATTTCATAGGTGAGCCATGCAGATGCATTCCCAAAACAGATGTGCCCCGCGCCACAGTGCCTCAGCCAGGTGTTTAACATGCAGGTGTGTTCTCTACAGCTGTTTTCCCCACAGGTAGGCTTCCATTCAGCTATACTCCAGATAGATGTGTTTCAAGGCAGATGTGTCCCTCGGCGTTCTTACAGATCCGTGCAGATGTCTTCCTTACACCTTAGCTCTCATGCAGGTGTGTGCCACATAGGTGTTTTTTCCTTAGAGGCTCCCCATCCCGGTCTGCCCAAGACAGGAGTGCTTCACACACCGATGTTTCCATGCCCTGTGTGTTTCCACACCTGGACAATTCTACAGGTgtacctgcagtgcaggtgagAGGCCCCTTTTACACCTGCGCGCTTACACTTCTTTTTATGCCTTCGGATTGTAGGATTGGGTTCCCGTTACAGGTGCGTCCGCGGCGCGGCTCCGCCCCCTCTAGGCCCCGCCCTCTCACTAGGCTCAGGTGCAGAAGCCGGAAGTGCGCTCCCCTCCCAGGTGAGTGACTAAACTTTCCGGGTCACGTGAGCGGGCGGAGCTGGAACTGTGCGACCCAGCCACTGATCGACGTACCGAGGGTTCGAGCGAAGGACCGGCATCCAGACCCAGAGCGAGGTCGAAGGTGCCCGGACCAGGTAAGGAGGCAGGTCGTGCGGCTGGGCCTGCCGCCCCTtccccccttccttcctcttcccctttccctaGCCCAGGAACGCGCCGCCCCGAGTTAATCTTTAATCTCTGACCTctggcggcggggcggggcgggactTGCGGGTGGCCAGCACGGGTCGCCCCTCCCAGGGGCCTGTGCCTGGATCAGGCCCCCTCCCCCACGCCCTGGTCTTTCTCCTTCAGCTCCCAGGTGCGGGGTCGAAGGTACCCCCAGCCGGAGATGCGGTAGGAGCGGCCCCCGCGACAAGCCCCTTCCCTGTGCCACCAGCCTGTCACCCGGCCCATGGCGAGCCCGAGCCTGGAGCCGCTTCTGGCGCTCGGCCTGCCACTGCTGCTGGCCCGCTGGGGCCGGGTCGGGGGGCAAGGTAGGTACTGGTCCGGGGCGCTGGGGGTCTGGGCTCTGAAGAGCTATGTCCCTGGAACACGGAGAGGTCAAGAACCCAGGAGCGGGCATGTGATGCCTTGGGAGCTGGAGTCGATAGAGTCAGAGCTGGAGGGTTAGAATTTCTGTGTCCTTCCGAATTGGAAGGTTGGAGTTGGTCTAGTAGAATTCCTGAGTTGGGTGGAATTGTGAGCTGCTGAGAGAGGAGGCCTGCGGGCCGGAGTCTCAGTAAGGTTGAGGACTTGGGGAAATGCGAATCAGGAGGAAGCCTGCCTGGGGCTTCAGGCCCAGGTTGAGCAGACTGGCCTGAGGTGTGGACCCTGCCTTTTTGCCCTCTATTCTAGTTTCGGGTGCCTGGGGGGAGGTGTGTGAGTCAGACACTCCCGGGAAATACGGGATCCGCCCAGCTCCTTAAGGGCTGAGGGAGGGCCGGGGAGGTGGGTTGTTGGGGGGAAGGGTTGGGTTTCCAGACACTATCCATTATAATAGCCCCCAACTCAGTGCAAACTGCAAACTGCTGTTGGTTGATTACTCGCTGCTGGGCTACCAGGGGTGGGGGTCCCCAGAGAAGCAAAATCAGTGAGGCCATCCCCTTCATGGAGGGTACCCACAGAATGAAAGACTCAGAAGGGCAGAGTTCTAGTGAGGGGAAATGCCCAAGGATGATGAAGATGTTTCCAGATGGAAAGGAATAGATGGGGGTTCATTTATCTTCTctggagcttcccagatggcccagcaggtaaagaatccacctgccatgaaGGAgctgtaggttcgatccctgggttcgggaaggtcccatggaggaggaaatggcaacccactctagtattcttgcctgaaaaatccggtggacagaggagccgggcaggctgtacagtccatggggttgcaaagagttgaacatgactgagcaacttatcaTTGTCTTCTCTACCACTCCCCAGCAGTTTCTACGACCTCCACAAGTGTGAACACCACCACTACTCCCTCTGGCCCCAGCCCTGGTTCCAATGGAGGCCTGGTGAGTTGAGTGGGGAGGGTGGTGTATAGGGGAGGAGGGCAGAAGGGATTTTATTGAGGAGTCCCTCAGGTAGCAGATGGGAGGGCCTAGACTTTCAGGGATGACTGGTTGGGTTTGGTGGGGGGAGGCATTGGAGAACCCTATGGGAGAGATCAGAAGGCCAACTTGGCAAATGGGGAGACCAAGAATGCCTGGAAGGGAGTGAGCAAGAATACCCTGCCTGGCAAGGTCAGGAGCCCCCTGTGCCTCTCAGGCAGGGGGAAGGGGGAGCTAGAAGCTTAGGTGTGGCAGGCACTTGGAAGGAGGACCCCAGACACAGCAGGTGGAAGAGCCCAGGAGCCCAGGTATGATAGATGGGGATCAGGAACCCTGGGAGAAGGAACCCAGTCACCCAAGGTGGcaggtgttgggggaggggattACCATCCCTAGAGGCTTCTCCGGGTCGGGGGGTGGACAGGATGTCCAGATTCAGGGGTAACTCACacccatcccccctcccccacagtcaCAGGAGGCCACCACCGCCATCATCGTGGTTTTCTCTCTCCTGGCTGCCGTGCTCCTGGCTGTGGGTCTGGCCCTGCTGGTTCGGAAGCTACGGGAGAAGAGGCAAACGGAGGGCACCTACCGGCCCAGCAGTGAGGAGCAGGTGGGTGCCCGAGCTCCACCGCCCCCCAACCTCAAGCTGCCGCCTGAGGAGCGGCTCATCTGAAGGCTGGGGCTGGCCGCAGCCACCAACACTGCTCAGGACTGCCCGGCACTCGCTCTCTCACAGCCACCGAGACACCGGCCTCTGATGGTTCCGGAGGACTTGGGGGGCCGCGGGGCACCTGCCGGGCGGGCTCTGCGAAGCATGCCGCCTCTGCTTGACTCTGCCTGCAGTTGGGGTGCCAGGGCTGGGGACCCACCTCCTCGCTTGCTGCACCATCGGTTATCTGTCCCGCTGCCGCACAGGCCCGACACTCcccccctctcctttcctttcagtTCTCCCACGCAGCTGAGGCCCGGCCTCCCCAGGACTCCAAGGAGACGGTGCGGGGCTGCCTGCCCATCTAGGTCCCCTTCTTCTACCCATCACCCTTCctggttgtgtgaccttgggggaaGGCAGAGCCCTCTCTGGGCAATCAAACCCACCCAGTGCTTAACAATAGACAGGAAGAAGGTGCTTCTAAGACTGTGCCTTTGATGGCAGGGGACACTGAGGCTGCTCACTttacacatatatctatatagtGGGTGGTGAGATATAAGACCTTCCTGTGGGCTGGTAGGAGTAGGAAGTAGCCTAGATGAAGGAGACTCCTACAGGGCACATAGGCTGTTGGGAGAGGAATTCTAAGTTCTCAAGGGCCCTAGGGcctgggagggcttcctggaagggAGGGGCTTTTAGCTGTACCTAAGAGCCAGCCGGAGGTTGCCTCTGGAGGGGAGGTGGTGAGTGGTGTGGGTTTCTGAGCAAAAGAGGGCTCCCAGATAAAC
Proteins encoded:
- the CRB3 gene encoding protein crumbs homolog 3 isoform X1, with protein sequence MASPSLEPLLALGLPLLLARWGRVGGQAVSTTSTSVNTTTTPSGPSPGSNGGLSQEATTAIIVVFSLLAAVLLAVGLALLVRKLREKRQTEGTYRPSSEEQFSHAAEARPPQDSKETVRGCLPI
- the CRB3 gene encoding protein crumbs homolog 3 isoform X2, which gives rise to MASPSLEPLLALGLPLLLARWGRVGGQVSTTSTSVNTTTTPSGPSPGSNGGLSQEATTAIIVVFSLLAAVLLAVGLALLVRKLREKRQTEGTYRPSSEEQFSHAAEARPPQDSKETVRGCLPI